Below is a window of Streptomyces sp. NBC_01429 DNA.
CGAGGCGGCGAAGCCGGTGACGGTGACCGCGTACGCGGTGGGCGCGCCCGCGTACGCCACGACCACCCCGGCGAGCGACGGGCCCGCCACGGCCCCGATCTGCCAGCGCAGCGAGTTGAGCGCGGCGGCCGCGGTGAGCTGGTCGTGCGGCACGATCCGCGCCATGAGTGAGTCCAGCGCCGGGCGTTGCAGCCCCGCCAGCGCGGAGACCCCGGCAGCGACGACGTACAGCGGCCACAGCGCGGGCTCGGGCATCAGCCCGTTGACGAGCAGTACGACGGCCAGCAGCCCGAGGCCCGCCTCCGACAGGAGGATGACCTTGCGCCGGTCCACGGCGTCGGCCAGCGCGCCGCCGTACAGGCCGAAGACGATCAGTGGCACCAGTTCGACGGCGCCCATCGCGCCGACCGCGAGGGGGGAATCGGTGAGGTCCTTGATCTGGAGCGGCAACGCGATCATGGCCATCGAGCTGCCGAAGTACGTCACCAGCCCCTGCACCCAGAGCAGCCGGAACTGCCGGGACGAACGGAAGGGGGTGAGGTCGGGCAGGATCGCGCCGGGCGTTCTGGTCACGAGGGGCCATGATCGGTGGCGGGAGTGGGGAAGGGCAAGCTCAATTGTTCCGGGGCGGGACAGGGGGCGTTCCGGGGCGGGGCCGGCGGAGCGGCGCGGGGGACCGGGGGCTGGGTACGGACCCGGTGGCGGTTACCAGCGGGACGGCGGCGGCGCCGTCAGCTGGTCCGCCAGCCGGGACAGCCGGTCCTGGAAGCGGCGGCGCCCGCGCGGCGCCGGGAGGCTGTTCTCGCCGGTGGCCGCCGATACGAGGTGCTGCACGGTGTCCAGACTCACGCCGTGCGCCGCGTCCGAGGCGGCCACGGTCAGCGCGTCGTGCGCGAGCCCGTGCACCTCGGCGTCCCCGCCGTCCAGCGCCAGCACCGTCGCCCCGGCGCGCCGGGCGTCGTGCACCCGCTCCAGCAGGCCGCCGTCCGGGCGTTCCGGCGCCACGACGAGCAGCGTCTCGCCCCGGCCCGCCGCTTCGAGCCGGCCGAGGCCGACGGCGAGATGCGCGGGGTCGTCGGGGCGTACCCGGTGCCGTACCAGCGTCGGGTTCAGCTCCGGCTGCCCCGACCACGCCGCCTCGTCCACGAGGTGCGCGGCCAGGTGCCACGGCTCGTACTCCTCCGTCCCGACCAGCAGCAGCCCGCCGCCCTGCGGTACGACGGAGGAGCGCAGCGCTCCCGCGAACCGGCGGGTCGCGGACGGCCATTCCGTCCCGGCGAGGACTTCGCGCAGCAGCGCGACACGTACGGCATCCATGCGGCCGCATCCTGCCGCAGTACGGCGCGTGGCGCGGCGGGTCGGCCGCGGCTCACCCGAACGGGGCCTTCGGAAGCGAGGTTTCCCGTCGGCTGCCGAGGTTTTCCGCGGGCTACCGAGAAGTAGGCTCGGGCTCATGACTTCAACGGACAGTGGCAGCGCTCCCTCTTCCTCTTCCTCCGCTCCCTCCGCCGCGACTTCTTCGGCCGCGGCTTCTTCCGCCGCGACCTCTTCCGGAGCACCGGCCAAGGCACCGGCCAAGGACCCGTGGGACCTTCCCGATGTCTCGGGTCTGGTCGTCGGCGTGCTCGGCGGGACGGGCGACCAGGGGCGCGGCCTCGCCTACCGGCTCGCCCTCGCCGGACAGAAAGTGATCATCGGCTCCCGGGCCGCCGAGCGCGCCGAGTCGGCGGCGGCGGAACTGGGCAACGGCGTCGAGGGCGCCGACAACTCCACCTGCGCGCGCCGCAGCGACGTGGTCATCGTCGCCGTGCCGTGGGACGGCCACGCCAAGACGCTGGAGTCCCTGCGCGAGGAGCTGACGGGCAAGCTGGTCATCGACTGCGTCAACCCGCTCGGTTTCGACAAGAAGGGCGCGTACGCCCTGAAGCCCGAGGAGGGCAGCGCCGCCGAGCAGGCCGCCTCCCTGCTGCCGGACTCCCGCGTGACGGCCGCGTTCCACCACCTGTCGGCGGTGCTGCTCCAGGACCCGTCGGTCGAGCGGATCGACACCGATGTGCTGGTGCTCGGTGAGGCGCGGGCCGACACGGACCTCGTCCAGGCGCTGGCCTCCCGTATCCCCGGCATGCGCGGCGTCTTCGCCGGCCGGCTGCGCAACGCCCACCAGGTGGAGTCGCTCGTCGCCAACCTCATTTCGGTGAACCGCCGCTACAAGGCGCACGCGGGGCTGCGCGTGACGGACGTGTAGCGGGCGGGGACCCTGAGAGCCCGGGAGAGCGAGGGAGAGCGAGGACGAGGGCGCGGGGAGCGAGGGCGGAGGCGCGCGGGGGGACGCTCCTGGG
It encodes the following:
- the npdG gene encoding NADPH-dependent F420 reductase gives rise to the protein MTSTDSGSAPSSSSSAPSAATSSAAASSAATSSGAPAKAPAKDPWDLPDVSGLVVGVLGGTGDQGRGLAYRLALAGQKVIIGSRAAERAESAAAELGNGVEGADNSTCARRSDVVIVAVPWDGHAKTLESLREELTGKLVIDCVNPLGFDKKGAYALKPEEGSAAEQAASLLPDSRVTAAFHHLSAVLLQDPSVERIDTDVLVLGEARADTDLVQALASRIPGMRGVFAGRLRNAHQVESLVANLISVNRRYKAHAGLRVTDV